In Candidatus Methylomirabilota bacterium, the following proteins share a genomic window:
- the guaD gene encoding guanine deaminase — protein MQPIRLFRGCIVNPMAEDRYAVHTDGGLVVDGGGCILGVGEYRALQDHYPHAVLVDRSGRLILPGFIDTHTHLPQYAAVALYGKDLLEWLNAYIFPCESRFTAETADILCPIFFRSLLAHGVTTAAVYCSIQKAGVDMAFRWAEQTGIRAIIGKVMMDRNAPDYLLENTSESLQAGEELCRRWHGAADGRLLYAFTPRFAPMCSRALMKGVSDLAGRYGAYIQTHLAESPAEVQWVRELFPEAYSYTDVYLRSGLLGPKTLLAHAIYVGRDERRLLAQTQSRLAHCPTSNLFLKSGLMPLRELLDMGLHIGLGSDAGGGPTLAPFEIMRTTIYTHTARRFFPGSGGGEIFPSTVLYMATLGGARALGLDDKIGSLAHGKEADFIVVNPQRLSPLASETGLNIAPDTLLSRMIFRGDDRIVEQAYVRGALCYDRRSGDTCEGQG, from the coding sequence ATGCAGCCGATAAGACTGTTCCGCGGGTGCATCGTCAATCCGATGGCGGAAGATCGGTACGCGGTCCATACCGACGGAGGACTCGTCGTAGACGGGGGCGGCTGTATCCTCGGGGTTGGCGAATATCGTGCACTGCAAGATCACTACCCGCACGCCGTGTTGGTTGACCGCTCAGGACGCCTGATCCTGCCCGGCTTCATCGATACCCACACCCATCTGCCGCAATATGCCGCCGTCGCGCTGTACGGTAAAGACCTGTTGGAGTGGCTGAACGCCTATATCTTTCCTTGCGAAAGCCGGTTCACCGCTGAGACAGCCGACATCCTGTGCCCTATCTTCTTCCGTTCGCTCCTCGCCCATGGCGTGACAACCGCCGCCGTCTATTGCTCAATCCAAAAGGCCGGTGTCGACATGGCCTTTCGGTGGGCGGAGCAGACAGGCATCAGAGCGATCATCGGAAAGGTGATGATGGACCGGAACGCCCCGGACTACCTCCTGGAAAATACCTCGGAGTCGCTTCAGGCCGGCGAGGAGTTGTGCCGAAGGTGGCACGGCGCGGCCGATGGACGATTACTCTATGCCTTCACCCCAAGATTTGCGCCAATGTGCAGTCGGGCGCTCATGAAGGGTGTGAGCGACCTCGCAGGTCGGTACGGCGCGTACATTCAGACCCATTTAGCCGAAAGTCCTGCAGAGGTACAGTGGGTGAGGGAACTGTTCCCAGAGGCGTACAGCTACACCGATGTCTACCTCCGATCCGGCCTCCTGGGACCGAAAACTCTACTGGCCCACGCCATCTATGTCGGCCGGGATGAGCGGCGCCTGCTTGCACAGACGCAGAGCCGTTTGGCCCACTGCCCTACCTCAAACCTCTTCCTCAAGAGCGGACTCATGCCGTTGCGCGAACTGCTGGATATGGGGCTGCATATCGGTTTAGGATCGGATGCAGGGGGTGGGCCGACCCTTGCACCATTTGAAATCATGCGTACGACGATATATACGCACACCGCCCGCAGGTTTTTCCCTGGCTCCGGCGGCGGAGAGATCTTCCCTTCAACTGTCTTGTACATGGCGACGCTCGGAGGCGCCCGGGCCTTAGGACTCGACGACAAGATCGGCAGCCTTGCGCATGGCAAAGAGGCGGACTTCATCGTCGTGAACCCGCAGAGACTCAGCCCCTTGGCGTCGGAAACCGGACTGAACATCGCGCCTGACACGCTGCTTTCGCGCATGATCTTTCGTGGAGATGACCGCATCGTCGAACAGGCCTACGTGCGCGGCGCCCTCTGCTACGACCGCCGGTCCGGCGACACCTGCGAGGGGCAAGGTTGA
- the glyQ gene encoding glycine--tRNA ligase subunit alpha, whose translation MTFQELILALQRFYAEHGCVIQQPYDVEVGAGTMNPATFLRVLGPEPWNVAYVESTRRPADGRYGENPNRLQHYYQYQVILKPSPDDVQEIYLESLRSLGIDPLKHDIRFVEDDWESPTLGAWGLGWEVWLDGLEITQFTYFQQAGGIDLKPISAELTYGIERIAMFLQGVDNVYDLTWVKGVTYGDIHHKGEVEWSVHNFEEADVALQCELFDKYEQEGLRLIDKGLILPAYDYCLKSSHTFNLLDARGAIGVTERTGFIGRVRNLARRCAEAYVKQREEAGYPLLKAWPS comes from the coding sequence ATGACGTTCCAGGAGTTGATTCTCGCGCTGCAACGATTCTACGCAGAGCATGGTTGCGTCATTCAGCAGCCGTATGACGTGGAGGTGGGCGCAGGGACGATGAATCCGGCGACCTTCCTGCGTGTCCTGGGCCCTGAGCCCTGGAATGTCGCCTATGTCGAGTCGACCCGGCGTCCGGCAGACGGACGATACGGGGAAAACCCGAATCGCCTCCAGCATTACTACCAATACCAGGTCATTCTGAAGCCGTCTCCGGACGACGTTCAGGAGATCTACCTGGAGAGCCTCCGGAGTCTGGGCATCGATCCGCTCAAACACGACATCCGTTTCGTGGAGGATGACTGGGAGTCGCCGACCCTCGGCGCCTGGGGTCTGGGCTGGGAGGTGTGGTTGGACGGCCTGGAGATTACGCAGTTCACCTACTTCCAACAAGCCGGGGGTATCGACCTGAAACCGATCTCTGCGGAACTGACCTACGGAATCGAACGGATTGCCATGTTCCTGCAGGGGGTCGACAACGTCTACGATTTGACGTGGGTCAAGGGCGTCACCTACGGTGACATCCATCACAAGGGCGAGGTTGAATGGTCGGTCCACAATTTCGAGGAGGCCGATGTGGCGCTCCAGTGTGAACTGTTTGACAAGTACGAGCAGGAGGGACTCCGCCTGATCGACAAGGGGTTGATCCTGCCGGCCTACGATTACTGTCTCAAGTCCTCCCATACGTTCAACCTGTTGGACGCCAGGGGGGCCATCGGTGTCACCGAGCGAACCGGCTTTATCGGTCGCGTCCGTAACCTCGCCCGCCGCTGCGCCGAGGCCTATGTGAAGCAGCGTGAAGAGGCGGGTTACCCGCTTCTCAAGGCATGGCCGTCATAA
- a CDS encoding glycine--tRNA ligase subunit beta, with product MTQELLFEIGIEEIPSGYLMPALKDLEAQARRLFEEQRIAFKDVRTFGTPRRLVLYVERLEQNQGDLVREVVGPARAAAFDPEGRPTKAALGFARAQGVPVENLYVKTLDRGEYVVATIVERGMRLEELLPVALPRLITSLSFPKSMRWGQGTFRFVRPIRWLVALHGGRVIPFDIDGITSGNKTFGHRFLSRGQVRVRSFQDYIEKLEERYVVVNQHHRRELVMRLAVDAAATVGGKPVFDDDLVETVAGLVEYPTVVCGRFEREYLSLPRDVIMTPMRKYQRYFPVTDEAGTLLPYFVAISNMKAKDMDLIRAGNERVLRARLKDAAFFFEEDRRLQLHQRIPHLKGITFQERLGTMSDKVERLTQLTAHLAEQVAPHLVRDACRAAQLCKADLVTTMVKEFPTLQGVMGREYAQLSGESAIVAQAIEEHYLPRFSGDRLPESLVGALVGLADRLDTICGCFGIGLIPSGSEDPYALRRHGQGIVQILLNAGVDLPLSQPIGKSLELFGDRLALPRERVAREVMEFLSARLQAVLMERGVPGDLVEAALSVDAERVADAGKRAEALAAFRRESDFAELAVTFKRVIRILPKGFSKPVDPQRFVSSAERALHGEATTLRAETAHLIQAGDYVRALQLIAAIRPIVDMFFEEVLVMADDRDLQDNRLAILKEVADLFCGIANFSKVTAA from the coding sequence ATGACCCAAGAACTGTTGTTTGAAATCGGCATCGAAGAGATCCCCTCCGGCTACCTGATGCCGGCCCTGAAGGATCTGGAGGCGCAGGCGCGTCGTCTGTTCGAAGAACAGCGTATCGCGTTTAAGGACGTGCGTACGTTCGGGACGCCGCGTCGCCTGGTCTTATATGTTGAGCGGCTGGAGCAGAACCAGGGTGACCTGGTGCGCGAGGTCGTCGGACCGGCCAGGGCGGCGGCATTCGATCCGGAGGGCCGTCCGACCAAGGCGGCACTCGGCTTCGCCAGGGCGCAGGGGGTCCCGGTCGAAAACCTCTACGTGAAGACCCTCGACCGGGGCGAGTATGTCGTTGCGACGATTGTGGAGCGGGGCATGCGTCTGGAGGAGTTGCTGCCGGTTGCCCTCCCCCGCCTGATCACGTCCCTCTCCTTTCCCAAGTCGATGCGATGGGGACAGGGTACGTTCCGGTTTGTCCGTCCCATCCGGTGGCTCGTGGCGCTGCACGGCGGTCGGGTGATCCCCTTCGACATTGACGGAATCACAAGCGGCAATAAGACGTTCGGTCACCGGTTCCTGAGCCGCGGCCAGGTGCGCGTTCGAAGCTTCCAGGATTATATCGAGAAACTGGAGGAACGGTATGTCGTGGTGAACCAGCACCACCGTCGGGAATTGGTCATGCGGCTGGCGGTCGATGCCGCCGCCACGGTCGGCGGTAAACCGGTCTTCGACGACGACCTGGTGGAGACGGTAGCCGGTCTGGTCGAGTATCCGACCGTCGTCTGCGGGCGTTTTGAGCGGGAGTATCTCAGCCTGCCGCGCGACGTGATCATGACCCCTATGCGAAAATACCAACGGTATTTTCCGGTGACCGATGAGGCCGGCACGCTCCTCCCCTATTTCGTGGCGATCTCCAACATGAAGGCGAAGGATATGGACCTGATCCGCGCCGGCAATGAGCGGGTCCTACGGGCGCGGCTGAAGGACGCCGCCTTCTTTTTCGAAGAGGATCGCAGGCTCCAACTCCACCAGCGGATTCCTCACCTGAAAGGGATCACGTTTCAGGAGCGACTCGGCACGATGTCCGATAAGGTCGAGCGGCTTACGCAGCTTACCGCCCACCTGGCCGAACAGGTCGCCCCGCACCTGGTCCGGGATGCCTGTCGGGCGGCACAGCTCTGCAAGGCCGACCTCGTCACCACGATGGTCAAGGAGTTTCCTACCCTGCAAGGGGTCATGGGACGCGAATACGCGCAGCTCTCCGGAGAGTCTGCCATCGTCGCTCAGGCGATCGAAGAGCACTACCTGCCTCGCTTTTCCGGCGACAGGCTGCCGGAGAGTCTGGTGGGCGCACTGGTGGGGCTGGCGGACCGGCTCGATACCATCTGCGGCTGTTTCGGGATCGGTCTGATACCGAGCGGCTCAGAGGATCCGTACGCCCTCCGCCGGCACGGGCAGGGGATCGTGCAGATCCTGCTCAATGCAGGCGTCGATCTACCGCTCTCGCAGCCGATCGGTAAGAGCCTGGAACTGTTCGGCGACCGATTGGCGCTACCCCGTGAACGGGTTGCCCGGGAGGTCATGGAGTTTCTGTCGGCCAGACTGCAGGCGGTCCTGATGGAACGGGGGGTCCCCGGTGATCTCGTCGAGGCCGCCCTTTCTGTTGATGCCGAGCGGGTCGCCGACGCCGGCAAACGCGCCGAGGCCCTGGCCGCCTTCAGGCGGGAGTCCGATTTTGCCGAACTGGCCGTCACCTTCAAACGGGTGATCCGAATCCTGCCCAAGGGCTTCTCGAAGCCGGTCGATCCGCAGCGGTTCGTAAGCAGTGCAGAGCGGGCGCTGCATGGTGAGGCGACTACGCTGCGGGCTGAGACGGCGCACCTGATACAGGCCGGCGACTACGTGCGGGCCCTGCAACTCATCGCTGCGATTCGTCCCATTGTGGATATGTTCTTTGAAGAGGTCCTGGTGATGGCGGACGATCGAGACCTACAGGACAACCGTCTGGCCATCCTGAAGGAGGTTGCCGATCTGTTTTGCGGGATCGCAAATTTCAGCAAGGTCACGGCGGCGTGA
- a CDS encoding orotate phosphoribosyltransferase — translation MDAEILERINRGIILRTGAYLTNDHFVLPSGRHAHEYVEKALATTEPAFTEGLGDVIAKHFADEPIDLVLTTGYGAALLGHCVARAHPLRPRFIYANKQRTDSGSTQVVLPREFRQYFVGGPRVLIVEDIVTTGETVKGLIKLVKSLGGTVVGIGTLWRRIRKVNFKFPFFTLVDREFPTYTPKDCPMCRRGIPINQEFLPAPGPQKPRRVRTGAN, via the coding sequence ATGGACGCGGAGATCTTGGAACGGATCAACCGGGGTATCATCCTCCGGACCGGAGCGTATCTGACCAACGATCACTTCGTGTTACCCTCAGGGCGTCATGCCCACGAGTATGTGGAGAAGGCATTGGCCACGACCGAACCGGCCTTTACGGAAGGGCTGGGAGACGTCATCGCAAAACATTTTGCGGACGAACCGATCGATCTGGTCCTGACCACCGGCTATGGAGCCGCCCTGCTGGGCCATTGCGTCGCGCGCGCCCATCCGCTGCGACCTCGCTTTATCTATGCCAACAAGCAACGGACCGACTCGGGCAGCACCCAGGTCGTATTGCCGAGAGAGTTCCGACAGTATTTTGTCGGCGGTCCCAGGGTACTGATCGTCGAAGACATCGTGACCACCGGCGAGACGGTCAAGGGGCTGATTAAATTGGTCAAATCGCTTGGCGGTACGGTGGTCGGGATCGGGACGCTGTGGCGGCGCATCCGAAAGGTGAACTTCAAGTTCCCATTTTTCACGCTGGTCGATCGGGAATTCCCGACATATACCCCGAAGGACTGCCCGATGTGTCGAAGGGGAATACCGATCAATCAAGAATTTCTACCGGCGCCTGGACCACAGAAACCGCGCCGAGTGAGAACCGGTGCCAACTGA
- a CDS encoding 4a-hydroxytetrahydrobiopterin dehydratase — protein MSQEKKYPVIPDEDVVKRLAQELPGWYLEGRWIRRKYNTDGWPTTLMLVNTIGYLAEAAWHHPDLEVTWGKVWVKLRTHAAGGITDKDFALAKQIEQSVLWRPGESSPLDGTPNKWVRGGSQEKSSA, from the coding sequence ATGTCACAAGAGAAGAAATATCCGGTGATTCCGGATGAGGATGTGGTCAAACGCCTGGCGCAGGAGCTGCCGGGATGGTACCTCGAGGGGCGATGGATTCGAAGAAAGTATAATACCGACGGCTGGCCGACGACCCTGATGCTGGTCAATACGATCGGCTATCTGGCCGAGGCCGCCTGGCATCACCCGGACCTGGAGGTCACGTGGGGGAAGGTCTGGGTGAAGCTCCGAACCCATGCCGCCGGGGGGATCACCGACAAGGACTTTGCCCTAGCCAAGCAGATCGAGCAGTCGGTTCTGTGGCGGCCGGGAGAAAGTTCCCCCCTTGACGGGACGCCTAACAAATGGGTCCGCGGCGGCAGTCAGGAAAAGAGCAGCGCTTAG
- the tkt gene encoding transketolase, which produces MGGSVENIQESLDQLCINTIRTLAMDGVQKANSGHPGLPMGAAAMAYTLWTRALRHNPVHPSWPNRDRFILSPGHGCMLLYCLLHLTGYDLTLDELKQFRQWGSRTPGHSEHGMTPGVETTTGPLGQGFGNGVGMAMAERFLAHHFNRPGYPIVDHYTYAVVSDGDLMEGVTSEAASLAGHLGLGKLIYLYDDNRITIDGSTDLAFTENVGQRFEAYGWHVQRVDGNDVKMIEAALSTAQAEHDRPSLIMARTHIAYGSPNKQDTAEAHGSPLGDEEIRLTKEALGWPLEPAFHIPDEALAHFREALQRGRIWEAEWQAAFDAYAAVYPELADEWNRVMSGGLPEGWVEKIPTFTPAGGGLATREASGKVLNAIASTVPTLIGGSADLTPSNNTYLKGDGDFQKSNAGGRNIHFGVREHAMGSILNGMALHQGVIPYAGTFLIFSDYMRPAIRVAALSHIHVIYVFTHDSIGLGEDGPTHQPIEHLSSLRAMPNLTVIRPADATETAVAWRAALEHRGGPVVLALTRQKLPTLDRTKYPSADLLLKGAYILADADQGHPRIILIATGSEVHLALEAWGRLADEGISARVVSMPSWELFDRQSEAYRNEVLPPAVTARLAIETGSPHGWHRYVGLHGGVVGMTRFGASAPYQVLMKQFGFTAEHVVSRAMELLA; this is translated from the coding sequence ATGGGGGGATCAGTGGAAAACATTCAGGAATCGCTCGACCAGTTGTGTATCAATACCATCCGTACGCTGGCTATGGATGGGGTTCAGAAGGCCAATTCCGGCCATCCGGGACTCCCGATGGGGGCAGCCGCCATGGCGTACACCCTTTGGACACGTGCGCTCAGGCACAATCCGGTCCATCCCTCCTGGCCCAACAGGGATCGGTTCATCCTGTCGCCCGGCCACGGCTGTATGCTGCTGTATTGCCTCCTGCATCTGACCGGTTATGATCTTACCCTGGATGAACTGAAGCAATTTCGGCAATGGGGAAGCCGCACACCGGGACATTCGGAACATGGCATGACGCCTGGCGTAGAGACGACGACGGGACCCCTTGGTCAGGGTTTCGGAAACGGTGTCGGGATGGCGATGGCCGAGCGATTTTTGGCCCATCACTTTAATCGACCGGGCTATCCGATTGTCGATCACTACACCTATGCCGTCGTGAGCGACGGCGACCTCATGGAGGGGGTGACCTCCGAGGCGGCCTCGCTGGCCGGGCATCTTGGACTGGGCAAACTGATCTACCTGTACGACGACAACCGGATCACAATCGACGGCAGCACCGACCTGGCCTTTACGGAGAACGTCGGACAGCGCTTCGAGGCCTACGGGTGGCATGTCCAACGGGTAGACGGCAACGACGTCAAGATGATCGAGGCTGCGCTGAGCACGGCCCAGGCCGAACATGATCGGCCATCGCTCATTATGGCCAGGACCCATATCGCTTACGGCAGCCCGAACAAGCAGGATACGGCGGAGGCGCATGGGTCGCCGTTGGGAGATGAGGAGATACGGCTGACCAAGGAGGCGTTGGGCTGGCCGCTCGAACCTGCATTTCATATCCCCGACGAGGCCTTGGCCCATTTTCGAGAGGCCCTGCAGCGGGGCCGGATCTGGGAGGCCGAGTGGCAGGCCGCATTCGATGCCTATGCGGCGGTATATCCTGAGCTGGCGGACGAGTGGAACCGGGTCATGAGTGGTGGGCTCCCGGAGGGTTGGGTTGAAAAGATTCCGACCTTCACCCCCGCCGGAGGGGGCCTGGCCACCCGTGAGGCCTCGGGCAAGGTGCTGAATGCGATTGCCTCAACCGTCCCGACCCTTATCGGGGGTTCAGCCGATCTGACCCCATCGAACAACACGTACCTGAAGGGCGACGGCGATTTCCAGAAATCGAACGCTGGAGGCCGAAATATTCATTTTGGGGTGCGAGAGCATGCGATGGGGTCGATCCTGAACGGGATGGCGTTGCATCAGGGGGTCATCCCGTATGCGGGGACCTTTTTGATCTTTTCCGATTATATGCGACCCGCCATTCGAGTGGCTGCGCTGTCGCACATCCACGTGATTTATGTATTTACCCATGACAGCATCGGCCTGGGGGAGGATGGTCCCACCCATCAGCCGATCGAGCACCTGTCTTCGCTCCGGGCCATGCCGAACCTCACCGTCATCCGTCCAGCCGATGCGACTGAAACGGCGGTCGCCTGGCGCGCCGCTCTCGAACATCGTGGCGGGCCCGTAGTGCTGGCGCTGACCAGACAGAAGCTTCCGACCCTTGACCGCACAAAATATCCGTCCGCCGACCTCCTTCTGAAGGGAGCGTATATCCTGGCTGATGCCGATCAGGGTCATCCGCGAATTATCCTTATTGCGACCGGGTCGGAGGTGCACCTGGCCCTGGAGGCGTGGGGACGGCTGGCCGACGAGGGGATTTCGGCTCGCGTCGTCAGCATGCCGAGTTGGGAGCTGTTTGATCGGCAATCTGAGGCATATCGGAACGAGGTGCTCCCCCCGGCGGTGACCGCTCGACTGGCCATCGAGACCGGCTCCCCGCATGGTTGGCACCGGTATGTCGGTCTGCACGGAGGTGTGGTCGGCATGACACGATTCGGCGCGTCAGCCCCCTATCAGGTCCTCATGAAGCAATTCGGCTTTACGGCTGAGCATGTCGTATCCCGAGCCATGGAGCTTCTGGCCTGA
- the gap gene encoding type I glyceraldehyde-3-phosphate dehydrogenase, whose translation MVRIAINGFGRIGRLAFRAAWEQKRALDVVAINDPAGARTDALLLEFDSNYGPFPAKVESDEGSMRVDGKRITVFRERDWTKLNWSDAGVDIVLECSGRGTNRPEAEKHLAAGAKRVLISAPGKGEDLTVVLGVNEERYDPGQHRIISNGSCTTNCLAPVAKVLLDAFGIEWGFMSTVHSYTNSQAIHDRGAEDVRESRAAALNIIPTDTGAARALVKVIPELAGRFNGMAYRVPTPTVSVVDLVAELGRDVTPETVNAAFRAATTGRLRGILEVCDRPLVSMDFKGNPHSSIVDALMTLVLKDRIVKVVAWYDNEWGYSCRMADLAAYVADQDLKRDQQRLWGVAKGEQPA comes from the coding sequence ATGGTGAGAATCGCGATCAACGGTTTTGGACGAATCGGCCGGCTGGCGTTTCGCGCCGCGTGGGAACAGAAGCGGGCGCTTGATGTCGTGGCGATCAACGATCCGGCCGGGGCCCGCACCGACGCCCTGTTGCTGGAATTCGACTCAAACTACGGACCCTTCCCGGCAAAGGTCGAGAGTGACGAGGGCAGCATGCGGGTCGACGGGAAGCGGATTACGGTCTTCCGCGAGCGGGATTGGACCAAGCTGAACTGGTCGGATGCGGGGGTCGACATCGTCCTGGAGTGCAGCGGTCGGGGAACGAATCGTCCGGAGGCCGAAAAGCACCTCGCGGCAGGGGCAAAACGGGTGCTCATCTCTGCCCCGGGGAAGGGCGAGGATCTGACCGTCGTATTGGGGGTCAACGAAGAACGGTACGATCCGGGACAACACCGGATCATCTCGAACGGATCATGCACGACCAACTGCCTTGCGCCGGTTGCGAAGGTCCTCCTTGACGCCTTCGGGATCGAATGGGGATTCATGAGTACGGTCCACAGCTATACTAATTCGCAAGCCATCCATGATCGCGGGGCGGAGGATGTGCGGGAGTCGCGGGCCGCCGCCCTCAATATCATTCCGACCGATACCGGCGCTGCCAGAGCCTTGGTGAAGGTGATCCCGGAACTTGCCGGCCGCTTTAACGGCATGGCCTACCGGGTGCCGACACCCACGGTTTCCGTCGTCGATCTCGTCGCGGAGCTCGGTCGTGATGTGACCCCCGAGACGGTCAATGCCGCGTTCAGGGCCGCGACCACGGGACGTCTCCGGGGAATTCTGGAGGTGTGCGACCGGCCGCTGGTCTCCATGGACTTCAAGGGCAATCCGCACTCGTCCATTGTGGACGCCCTGATGACCCTGGTCCTGAAGGATCGGATCGTAAAGGTGGTGGCCTGGTACGACAATGAGTGGGGGTATTCGTGCCGGATGGCCGATCTGGCTGCGTATGTGGCCGATCAGGATCTCAAACGCGATCAGCAGCGGCTCTGGGGTGTTGCGAAGGGCGAACAGCCGGCATAG
- a CDS encoding 6-pyruvoyl tetrahydrobiopterin synthase, which translates to MAAFRIRIDHENLKFSSAHFVLFGNGKCEGLHGHNYRAWVELEGSLQPNDYVLDFLAVKPLMKAICEQLNHKVMLPTENAGLRIESGDMIVDAVYGKKQYRFPIEDVLLLPIHNTSAELLARYICGLLREEIKRQYGGEGVVTIRVGVQESFGQEASYEEAF; encoded by the coding sequence ATGGCTGCGTTTCGCATTAGGATTGATCACGAGAATCTGAAGTTCAGCTCGGCCCATTTTGTGCTTTTCGGCAACGGCAAATGCGAGGGCCTGCACGGGCATAACTACAGGGCCTGGGTGGAACTGGAAGGGTCGCTTCAGCCGAACGATTATGTCCTCGATTTCCTCGCCGTCAAGCCGCTTATGAAAGCGATCTGCGAGCAGCTCAACCACAAGGTCATGCTGCCGACCGAGAATGCGGGCCTGCGGATCGAAAGCGGCGACATGATTGTCGATGCGGTCTACGGTAAGAAGCAGTACCGCTTTCCGATTGAAGACGTCCTCTTGCTGCCGATCCATAACACCAGCGCAGAGCTGTTAGCCAGGTATATCTGCGGACTATTGCGGGAAGAGATCAAGCGTCAATACGGGGGCGAGGGGGTCGTCACTATCAGGGTCGGCGTACAGGAATCGTTTGGGCAGGAAGCCTCCTACGAAGAGGCCTTCTAG